A single window of Eleginops maclovinus isolate JMC-PN-2008 ecotype Puerto Natales chromosome 19, JC_Emac_rtc_rv5, whole genome shotgun sequence DNA harbors:
- the trmt61b gene encoding tRNA (adenine(58)-N(1))-methyltransferase, mitochondrial produces MAVQMPFAGLLFMRRLVRNSSQRHLSCRCIIQKCRMRQTRTVSTAFVNYNENKGDDSDPSPLSSNLTFKQALLSRRRPLSPLERISSLLPQDALSPEVMQLREEQNQEASEEDTNIHTQAEHEAIPKEDDSETHHASDAAMETEEEKGSIPPTLPGESLLVFGELLLAEHRKKGRVEFRRMFALQAGARLNSSWGIILHDNIARQPAGRFLKTSRGTPILIRRPSLEDYVLHMKRGPAIAYPKDAATMLMMMDVTEGDRVLESGSGSGAMSLFLSKAVGCKGSVLSMEVREDHHKRAVLNYNRWRTAWSLRRGEEWPDNVQFHRADLCTASPLIAGQGFNAIALDMANPHLVLPTVIPHLHPGAVCAVYLANITQVIDLLEGMRCSALPLLCERIIEVPNRDWLVAPALQKDGKYCIRKAPVLVEEQREETEKDKTSTEQPAAFGSFPYIARPHPEQMSHTAFLVKLRKCER; encoded by the exons ATGGCTGTGCAAATGCCCTTTGCTGGACTTTTGTTTATGAGAAGACTGGTGAGAAATAGCAGTCAAAGACATCTCAGTTGCAGGTGCATAATCCAAAAATGTAGGATGAGGCAAACAAGAACCGTTTCAACTGCTTTTGTAAATTATAACGAGAACAAGGGAGACGACTCGGACCCCTCACCCCTTAGCTCCAACTTGACCTTCAAGCAAGCTCTGCTATCCAGAAGGAGACCCCTGTCCCCCCTGGAGAGGATCAGCAGCCTGCTGCCCCAGGACGCCCTAAGCCCTGAGGTGATGCAGCTGAGGGAGGAGCAGAACCAGGAAGCCTCAGAAGAGGAcacaaacatccacacacaaGCAGAACATGAGGCTATCCCTAAAGAGGATGACTCGGAGACCCATCATGCATCAGATGCAGCtatggagacagaggaggaaaaaggtTCGATACCACCCACCCTGCCTGGGGAGAGCTTGCTGGTGTTCGGGGAACTGCTGTTGGCCGAACATCGTAAGAAAGGCCGTGTGGAGTTCAGGAGGATGTTTGCCCTTCAGGCGGGGGCACGCCTGAACAGCAGCTGGGGGATCATCCTGCACGATAACATAGCCAGGCAACCCGCGGGTCGCTTCCTGAAGACGAGCAGGGGGACTCCCATCCTTATACGGCGGCCCAGTCTGGAGGATTATGTGCTGCACATGAAGAGGGGGCCCGCCATCGCCTACCCAAAG GATGCAGCTACTAtgctgatgatgatggatgTCACAGAAGGAGACCGTGTGTTGGAGTCAGGATCTGGGTCCGGGGCCATGTCTCTGTTCTTGTCCAAAGCAG TGGGCTGTAAAGGCAGCGTGCTGAGCATGGAGGTCAGGGAGGACCACCACAAGAGAGCGGTGCTTAACTACAACCGCTGGAGGACAGCATGGAGTCTGCGGCGAGGGGAGGAGTGGCCTGACAACGTCCAATTTCACAGAGCCGACCTCTGCACAGCCTCCCCGCTCATCGCCGGTCAGGGATTTAATGCG ATTGCCCTTGACATGGCCAACCCACACCTGGTCCTACCCACTGTGATTCCACATCTGCACCCTGGAGCTGTGTGTGCCGTCTACCTCGCCAA CATCACTCAGGTCATTGACCTGCTGGAGGGAATGCGGTGTTCGGCGCTCCCTCTGCTCTGTGAACGCATCATCGAGGTCCCAAACCGAGACTGGCTGGTGGCTCCGGCTCTGCAGAAAGACGGGAAGTACTGCATCAGGAAGGCACCGGTCCTGGTGgaagagcagagggaggagacgGAGAAAG ACAAGACGAGCACCGAGCAGCCAGCGGCCTTTGGGAGTTTTCCCTACATTGCCAGGCCTCATCCTGAACAGATGAGCCATACAG CATTCCTGGTGAAACTGAGGAAGTGTGAGCGGTAG